Proteins encoded in a region of the Prochlorococcus marinus XMU1408 genome:
- a CDS encoding glycosyltransferase has translation MALAKISGENRRTKSILFLICCAFVGIFPHLLEPAKNLFPSITLAFILGGYGLQVVLRDRRDNYQLQNEQIIKDEKFYESLPTVDVLVAARDEENVIERLVTRLLSIEYPEEKISLWIIDDGSQDNTPNLLKQLSEKFSNINIFSRTRMSGGGKSGALNSVLKKTKGEWLFILDADAQLQSNVLIRAITLALHGGWSAVQLRKAVINCELNQISSYQAMEMAMDAVIQRGRLATGGVAELRGNGQLINRKVLDSCGGFNEQTITDDLDLSFRFLLTRSPIVIMWDPPVQEEAVDSVSALFRQRKRWAEGGLQRFFDYWPLLISNRLTNLKKLDLTCFFLLQYVLPVVSFIDLLFSIILFEMPLFWPLSIVAFGISSLAYWKGCSAKSEGPKLPSPNFINVLGATIYLSHWFIVIPFIVFKMSLFPKSLIWEKTNHSGS, from the coding sequence ATGGCTTTAGCCAAAATTAGTGGAGAAAACCGACGCACTAAGTCAATATTGTTTCTGATTTGCTGTGCTTTTGTAGGTATCTTTCCCCATTTGCTTGAACCTGCCAAGAATTTATTCCCATCAATAACTCTGGCTTTTATCTTGGGGGGATATGGGTTGCAAGTCGTTTTAAGAGATCGGAGAGACAATTATCAATTACAAAATGAACAGATAATTAAGGATGAAAAATTTTATGAATCCCTCCCAACCGTTGATGTATTGGTTGCTGCACGTGATGAAGAAAATGTAATAGAGAGATTAGTTACCAGACTTTTATCAATTGAATATCCTGAAGAGAAAATATCTCTTTGGATAATTGATGATGGAAGTCAAGATAATACACCTAATTTATTAAAACAATTAAGTGAAAAATTTTCTAATATAAATATATTCAGTCGAACAAGAATGAGTGGTGGTGGAAAATCAGGAGCGCTTAACTCTGTATTAAAAAAAACCAAAGGAGAGTGGTTATTTATACTAGATGCTGATGCACAACTACAGAGCAATGTATTAATTAGAGCTATAACTCTTGCTTTGCATGGTGGTTGGTCTGCCGTTCAATTAAGAAAAGCAGTTATCAATTGTGAATTGAATCAAATTTCTTCTTATCAAGCAATGGAGATGGCAATGGACGCTGTTATTCAGAGAGGTAGACTTGCTACCGGAGGGGTTGCTGAATTAAGAGGTAATGGTCAATTAATAAATCGGAAAGTTCTAGATAGTTGTGGAGGTTTTAATGAACAAACTATCACTGATGATTTAGATTTAAGCTTCCGTTTTTTATTAACTAGATCTCCTATTGTAATAATGTGGGATCCCCCTGTTCAAGAGGAAGCAGTTGACTCAGTTTCGGCTCTTTTTCGACAGAGAAAAAGATGGGCTGAAGGAGGACTTCAAAGATTTTTTGATTATTGGCCATTATTAATTTCTAATCGCCTTACCAATTTAAAGAAATTAGACTTGACTTGCTTTTTCTTATTACAATATGTCTTACCAGTTGTATCATTTATAGACCTTCTTTTTTCTATTATTTTATTTGAAATGCCATTATTTTGGCCCTTATCTATAGTCGCATTTGGTATTTCTAGTTTAGCCTATTGGAAAGGTTGCTCTGCAAAAAGTGAAGGTCCGAAATTACCATCACCTAATTTTATAAATGTACTTGGAGCAACAATTTATCTTTCGCATTGGTTCATCGTTATACCTTTTATAGTTTTTAAGATGTCATTATTTCCTAAGAGTTTAATTTGGGAGAAGACCAATCATTCTGGCTCTTAA
- a CDS encoding SpoIID/LytB domain-containing protein, translating to MIKSYFHAQKPFISCSFLLLVGMQHANQDYLANSSQAKRFPTHQPPPKTVLASTEKNVLLVGLKPYLGKEIINNKNSPSLALVSNGRNLILKDSSGVIRKAQEINIGWQVKLLTNPKIFIRQIIGPLASFESAERVANNLKEKGIKSTIAHPSDWEVWVSGDIKIPQSIKSTYQKIKVSKSVVPYLDGNNGRIALKGPIYLYAPDGLLWENGLYSGPFSIQLDSYGSWTLVEHVPLERYLKGVVPYEIGSKSPEAALAAQAVLARTWAIANSHRFKVDGYNLCSDTQCQVYKDPSKANNKIKTAIKKTAGKILTWDQQPINTVYHATNGGVMASVDEAWSTDPVPYLKMRLDGPKSWSSSVNLPLSNEKHLKSFLFSDSEAFGSSHPLFRWNRTLDSLQISKQLNKAQKVSSSFYPTKIKAIRRGKSGRVTALKLEGNSGSEILLNLDEIRRVLRQLPSTLFVVKEIKEGKWLFSGGGFGHGAGMSQSGAIELAKNGWTTKQILSHYYPKTKYGFLP from the coding sequence GTGATTAAGAGTTATTTTCATGCTCAAAAGCCTTTCATTTCTTGTAGCTTCCTTCTCTTGGTTGGGATGCAACATGCAAATCAAGATTATTTAGCTAATTCATCTCAAGCAAAGCGTTTTCCAACTCATCAGCCACCTCCCAAGACGGTTTTAGCAAGCACAGAAAAAAATGTTTTGCTTGTTGGGTTAAAACCCTATTTAGGGAAAGAAATCATTAATAATAAAAATTCACCATCTCTAGCGCTTGTAAGCAATGGAAGAAACTTGATCTTGAAAGATTCTTCTGGAGTTATTCGAAAGGCGCAAGAAATTAATATTGGTTGGCAAGTTAAACTATTAACAAACCCAAAAATATTTATTCGTCAAATAATTGGTCCATTAGCAAGTTTTGAATCTGCGGAGAGAGTGGCAAATAATTTAAAAGAAAAAGGTATTAAATCTACTATTGCGCATCCATCAGATTGGGAGGTTTGGGTATCAGGAGATATTAAGATTCCTCAATCCATCAAATCGACTTATCAAAAAATAAAGGTTTCTAAGTCTGTTGTTCCTTATTTAGATGGAAACAATGGGAGGATTGCCCTCAAAGGGCCTATTTATTTGTATGCCCCAGATGGTTTGCTATGGGAAAATGGACTATACTCTGGTCCATTTTCGATCCAATTAGATTCTTACGGAAGTTGGACTTTAGTTGAGCATGTTCCTTTAGAAAGATATCTCAAAGGGGTTGTTCCTTATGAGATTGGCTCTAAGTCTCCTGAAGCAGCTCTGGCAGCTCAAGCAGTGCTAGCAAGAACATGGGCAATAGCTAATAGTCATCGATTCAAAGTTGATGGATACAATCTCTGTAGTGATACACAATGTCAGGTTTATAAGGACCCTTCTAAAGCCAATAACAAAATTAAAACAGCTATTAAAAAAACTGCTGGTAAAATTCTTACTTGGGATCAACAGCCAATAAATACTGTTTATCATGCTACAAATGGAGGTGTCATGGCATCTGTTGACGAAGCATGGTCAACTGATCCAGTTCCTTATTTGAAAATGCGTTTGGATGGACCAAAATCTTGGTCTAGTTCAGTTAATTTACCTTTATCAAATGAAAAACATTTGAAATCTTTTTTATTCTCTGACTCTGAGGCCTTTGGTTCTAGCCACCCACTATTCAGATGGAATAGAACTTTAGATTCCTTGCAGATATCCAAACAATTAAATAAAGCTCAAAAAGTTTCTAGTTCTTTTTACCCAACAAAAATTAAGGCTATAAGACGAGGAAAGAGTGGAAGAGTTACTGCTTTGAAACTTGAAGGAAATTCTGGCTCAGAAATTTTGCTCAATCTTGATGAGATTCGACGTGTTCTTAGACAATTGCCAAGCACGTTATTTGTTGTTAAAGAAATTAAAGAAGGTAAATGGCTTTTTTCCGGAGGCGGTTTTGGACATGGAGCCGGAATGTCGCAGTCTGGGGCTATAGAGTTAGCAAAAAATGGGTGGACTACTAAACAAATTCTCTCCCATTATTACCCAAAAACAAAATATGGATTTTTGCCTTAG
- the rpmI gene encoding 50S ribosomal protein L35 has product MPKLKTRKAAAKRFKATGTGKFMRRRAFHNHLLDHKSPKLKRHLKTKAVVDERDAENVSLMLPYA; this is encoded by the coding sequence ATGCCAAAGCTCAAGACCCGCAAAGCTGCTGCAAAGCGGTTCAAAGCAACTGGTACTGGCAAGTTCATGAGACGTCGTGCATTTCACAATCACTTACTCGACCATAAGAGCCCTAAATTAAAAAGGCACCTTAAAACAAAAGCAGTCGTAGACGAACGTGATGCAGAAAATGTCAGTCTTATGCTGCCTTATGCATAA